CATCAAAAGGCAACACACACACCTCTTTTTGCCAAATTCACAAAACCATTGTATAAGCCTGGTTTATACCTTTATATTATGTTAATATCCTCAAAAGATAATACCAAGATATTATATCATTTTGCAAGATTTTTAACAAATTATATGGCTGGGAATTTTATTATGAATTTGCTTCCTTCCATTTCTTTTGATTCTATTTCTATTATACCATTAAATTCTTTAACAATTCCATAAGTTATTGAAAGTCCAAGCCCGGTACCTTTGTCAACGTCTTTGGTGGTAAAGAAAGGTTCAAAAATCTTTTCTTTAACTTTTTCAGAAATGCCAATACCGTTATCTGCAATTTCAATTATAACGGTATTTTTTCTATGATATGCATTTATTGATATTATCCCGTCTTTTTTATCCGGGTTTTTCATTCTAAGCTCCTCAATTGCATCCCTTGCGTTTGCTATGATGTTTAAAAACACCTGTTCCAGCTTATTGTGGTCAGCAAGTATAGGGGGGAGGTTTTCTTCAATATTTGTTTCCACAGTTATTTTCCTCTTTATAAGCTGTTGGCCAATTAGTTTAAATACGTCAAATAAAGGCATTTTGATGTCTATTTCTTTTTTTGTCTGGTCAGACTGTCTTGCAAATGTCCTAAGATGCCCTATTATTTTATTAATTCTTTCGGTTTGCTCAATTATTTCATTGAGCTTTTCAAATAAAAGCTTATCATTTAATACATTTCTCACTTTAGCCAGTATAAGACCCTGAGTTATAAGGCTTATGCCGGCTAAGGGCTGGTTTATTTCGTGGGCTATACCCGTTGCCATTTCACCTAAAGTTGCAAGTTTTGCCGATTGGATTAATTGGGCGTCTTTTTCACGTAATTGGTCGGTGCGGGTTTTAACCATTTTTTCCAGGTTTTCTGCATAGTCCTTTATTTCTTCAACAAGGCGCCTTCTTTGTATACCTGCCGTTATTTCATTTGCAATAAGGCTTAAAATCTGGGATTCTTTAAGTAAAAAGTCTTTTCTTAAAGTTGTAACAACAATATGCAGTATGCCCAATAATGAGTCATCAGAAGTTAGGGGTATGTGTATAATGGAAAAATCCTCATTGCTAAAATCATTTTCATTAATGAATTTTAAAATATCATGATTTTTAATGTCCGTAGAATTAATTGTTAGGCGGGTATATGTATAAAAACAACCCTTTTTACCCTCCGGCACATCTTTTTCATGGCTATGATAAGTACAACTGTGCTGCCTCATTTTTTCACATGAACTTGAGCAGGAATTAATGTAAAAACCATTACTGCCAGGGTCAAACAGGCAGATATACACCAGGGAAGTTTCCAAAAAACTACTTATGGTACTACATATTTTACTTAACATTTCATCCAGTGGTTTATTGGAGTTTACCAGGTGAGCAATTTCAATTAAGGCAACCCTGCATTGTTCCTGATGTATGTATTTTGTTATTTCACGGGTCATTATAAGAAGCCCTTCTATCTGGTTGTTTTTATTTATACGGGGGGTAACGGTAACGGATACAGGAAGCAGTGTGCCGTCTTTTCTTACAGCGTGCATTGTATGGTCTATTAAATTTGAATTGGTAGGACTGTTAATTAAATAGGAAAAGTTTTTTCCAATGGAATCTTTTTTATGTAGGTTTGTGGGAAGTTCATTCAAAAGCATTTCATGGCAGGTATAGCCGTATATAAGTTCTGCACCTTTATTCCATAACACCACCTTATTATCTAAATCTGTTGCAATAATGGCGTATTCAGTGGAGCTAATCATAAGACTTTCAAGGAGGGCCAGAGGGTGTGTACTTTTAGATAAATAAAAAATGTGTCTGTTGTCATTCATTTTATAAAACCTCGATTCCTAAAATTGTTGTATCATCCTGGCAAGAGCCGTCTGAAAAGTCTTCTGTAACCTGTATAATTTTTTTTATGGTGTCAGAAAGGGAACAATCCTTACAGTCTTGAAGGAGTTTTAGCATGTTTTCATCCCCGAATATTTTGCCGTCACGGGATACTTCTGTTATTCCATCGGTAAAAAGCCATATTTTATCACCTTTGTTTAAGTGGTTGACACTGCAGCTGTATGTTGCATCTTCAAAAACACCCAATATTGGACCTGTTGATTCTAATTTAATAAAGCCTCCGTCTTTTTTTATAACATATTGATTAATATGACCTGCGGACACTGTGTAAAGGGTTTTTGTTTCTTTATCTATAAAGCCCAGAAAAAGTGATGCAAAAATATTCCGGGCGGTGTTAGTGTATAATTCTAAATTAAGATCCAGCACAATCTCAGGAAACCTTCTTCTGTTAATGCCCTGTTTGTAATTATATTCTATATTTTGCAAAAAACTTTTTATTATTGTGGATATCACTGAAGCTAATATTCCATGGCTTGATACATCAAATACATAAAAACATATATATTCCCCTATGTCTTCCACATCGTACATATCCCCGCCAACACTTTCACAGCTTTTATATTCCACTAAAAAGTTAAAGCCGGGAATGTCAGGAAGGTTTTTAGGAAGCATGTTTAAAAGTATTTTTAATGCAGAATCATGAAGTCCCTGCATGTACTTTTTATATTCAAGGAGTTCTTTGTTTATACGGGTATTTTCTAAAAGAAGATTTTTTTTGCTAATGGCATTATTTATTGCTATTGTAAGATCGTCTGCATTAACCGGTTTTCTGAGATATTCAAAAGCCCCTTCCTTCATGGCGTGGATGGCATTTTCTAAATCCCCGTGACCGGTAAGGATAATGACACCCATTTCAGGCATTATTTTTTTAATTTCTTTAAGTATTTCCATACCTGATATTTCAGGCATTTTCATGTCAGTAATGACAACATCTATATTGGAATAATTGTTTTTAAATATTTCTAATGCTTCTTTTCCGTTAGATACAGTGATAACTTCGTTATTGTCTAGTTCCAGTATGAATTTAATATTTTCAAGAATGGTTTTTTCGTCATCAATAACAAGAATTTTTGGCATAATATTTGCTCCTTTTGATTTTGAGAGGATTACATTAATGATTATATCAAATTGTGATTAATTTTTCTATACAAATGCTAAGTTTGAAATGTTATAATGGTGGTAAATAAAATTATAAATTGGAGGATGTATCAATGGTTGTAGGAGTATGTAAAGTTACACTTAATATAGATGATGCCTTTTCTTTAAAAGAAAAGAGGCAGATAGTAAGAAGTATTGTGGAAAGGTTAAAAGCCAAATTTAATGCTTCTGTTGCAGAAGTAGGGCTAAATGATATGTGGAAGAATGCGGTTATTGGCATTTCGTGCGTTTCAAATGAGTCATCCCATGCGGACAGTATGATGGCAAATATGGTGAATTTTATTGAAAATGACGGTAGGGCGGTTTTGTTTGATTACAGCACTGAAATTATTCATATAAGTTAGTTTAGGGTTTTATGTAT
The genomic region above belongs to Acetivibrio saccincola and contains:
- a CDS encoding ATP-binding protein, with protein sequence MNDNRHIFYLSKSTHPLALLESLMISSTEYAIIATDLDNKVVLWNKGAELIYGYTCHEMLLNELPTNLHKKDSIGKNFSYLINSPTNSNLIDHTMHAVRKDGTLLPVSVTVTPRINKNNQIEGLLIMTREITKYIHQEQCRVALIEIAHLVNSNKPLDEMLSKICSTISSFLETSLVYICLFDPGSNGFYINSCSSSCEKMRQHSCTYHSHEKDVPEGKKGCFYTYTRLTINSTDIKNHDILKFINENDFSNEDFSIIHIPLTSDDSLLGILHIVVTTLRKDFLLKESQILSLIANEITAGIQRRRLVEEIKDYAENLEKMVKTRTDQLREKDAQLIQSAKLATLGEMATGIAHEINQPLAGISLITQGLILAKVRNVLNDKLLFEKLNEIIEQTERINKIIGHLRTFARQSDQTKKEIDIKMPLFDVFKLIGQQLIKRKITVETNIEENLPPILADHNKLEQVFLNIIANARDAIEELRMKNPDKKDGIISINAYHRKNTVIIEIADNGIGISEKVKEKIFEPFFTTKDVDKGTGLGLSITYGIVKEFNGIIEIESKEMEGSKFIIKFPAI
- a CDS encoding response regulator; this encodes MPKILVIDDEKTILENIKFILELDNNEVITVSNGKEALEIFKNNYSNIDVVITDMKMPEISGMEILKEIKKIMPEMGVIILTGHGDLENAIHAMKEGAFEYLRKPVNADDLTIAINNAISKKNLLLENTRINKELLEYKKYMQGLHDSALKILLNMLPKNLPDIPGFNFLVEYKSCESVGGDMYDVEDIGEYICFYVFDVSSHGILASVISTIIKSFLQNIEYNYKQGINRRRFPEIVLDLNLELYTNTARNIFASLFLGFIDKETKTLYTVSAGHINQYVIKKDGGFIKLESTGPILGVFEDATYSCSVNHLNKGDKIWLFTDGITEVSRDGKIFGDENMLKLLQDCKDCSLSDTIKKIIQVTEDFSDGSCQDDTTILGIEVL
- a CDS encoding DUF503 domain-containing protein produces the protein MVVGVCKVTLNIDDAFSLKEKRQIVRSIVERLKAKFNASVAEVGLNDMWKNAVIGISCVSNESSHADSMMANMVNFIENDGRAVLFDYSTEIIHIS